Proteins from a single region of Elusimicrobiota bacterium:
- a CDS encoding Yip1 family protein, translating to MSEEEAAPVEAPGLLALLEDSLRVLFAPGAVFEAHRFAPPPGFGAMTGVVLVWAAAALLVQLLMALMTLPATAAIGPLPASLALLGGLLLALVLGFAGAGVILALSALSGGKGGYERSYQLLALLSPLLAVASAALWVPVPYLSLVPTLLGAFLFARGLSELHEAPGVQSTIVVGALTVVLLAGQILMRPAFERAQRQAELAANLYSTASGLASGMSALQQAAGPAGGEPGATGTPVQPVPDLVGAATPDSPLTPLTGSSSVDMVQGMSEGQNSGLPLVQPGRQLTAQDVQQMRETGLNMLDNVSQKLHDPAMMKNVPPEQAEQLKQVTQLMDQMRTGMRDPNLTPADRQRMMQQAMQMLGNLQGSAPQQQGPRRKKIRVPEPGTATPPETEAR from the coding sequence ATGAGCGAAGAAGAAGCCGCCCCCGTCGAAGCCCCCGGACTCCTCGCCCTGCTCGAGGACTCCCTGCGCGTGCTCTTCGCGCCGGGCGCCGTCTTCGAGGCGCACCGCTTCGCGCCCCCGCCCGGCTTCGGCGCGATGACGGGCGTCGTCCTGGTCTGGGCCGCGGCCGCCCTCCTCGTGCAGCTGCTCATGGCCCTCATGACCCTGCCCGCGACGGCGGCGATCGGTCCGCTCCCCGCCTCTCTGGCCCTGCTCGGAGGACTCCTGCTCGCCCTCGTCCTCGGCTTCGCCGGAGCCGGCGTCATCCTCGCGCTCTCGGCCCTCTCGGGCGGGAAGGGCGGTTACGAGCGGAGCTACCAGCTCCTCGCGCTCCTCTCCCCGCTGCTCGCGGTCGCCTCCGCGGCCCTTTGGGTCCCCGTCCCCTACCTCTCGCTGGTGCCCACCCTGCTCGGCGCCTTCCTCTTCGCCCGGGGACTCAGCGAGCTCCACGAGGCCCCCGGCGTCCAGTCGACCATCGTCGTCGGGGCCCTGACCGTGGTGCTCCTCGCGGGACAGATCCTCATGCGCCCCGCCTTCGAGCGGGCGCAGCGCCAGGCCGAGCTGGCGGCCAACCTCTACTCGACGGCCTCCGGTCTCGCCTCCGGGATGAGCGCCCTGCAGCAGGCCGCAGGCCCCGCGGGCGGGGAGCCCGGCGCGACGGGCACTCCGGTGCAGCCGGTCCCCGACCTCGTCGGCGCGGCGACCCCCGACTCGCCGCTGACCCCGCTCACCGGGAGCTCGAGCGTCGACATGGTCCAGGGCATGAGCGAAGGACAGAACTCCGGCCTGCCGCTGGTGCAGCCGGGCCGACAGCTCACGGCGCAGGACGTCCAGCAGATGCGCGAGACGGGGCTCAACATGCTCGACAACGTCAGCCAGAAGCTCCATGACCCCGCCATGATGAAGAACGTGCCTCCCGAGCAGGCGGAGCAGCTCAAGCAGGTCACCCAGCTCATGGACCAGATGCGCACGGGCATGCGCGACCCGAACTTGACCCCCGCCGACCGCCAGCGCATGATGCAGCAGGCGATGCAGATGCTCGGCAACCTCCAGGGGAGCGCGCCTCAGCAGCAGGGGCCGCGGCGCAAGAAGATCCGCGTCCCCGAGCCCGGCACGGCGACCCCTCCGGAGACGGAGGCGCGTTGA
- a CDS encoding HAMP domain-containing sensor histidine kinase, whose translation MSLFRAATILRAANLLAVIAWIFLLKKGGLLISTEFPLAILSAAVWVSAVAAFLLREPPPAAIAALLSLDALAVGIASLYAQPASADLLPGFFVPLTLAALLLPGLLAVLVWAAAAACTAFLLLRAGLAWTDPLFIVRLSALALAPAACAVVSALLLARRARTVRESVSLQRQLQVTEYVTHLFFQLRDYLTSITTVAEHIALSAHDQAGKDIAQKLRRMVAELNAKIVRTVDAVQTTTRRTAPMAVDFDLGTVLAEAAESARASVPRPRVRLKLASSSLALQGNRRLAFCVLASVLDNAFEAFPADGAGTVRVELKPGEPCAEVVIEDDAGGVAPDRIARVFEPLSTSKSDRGGLGLGLSMARRMVEGTGGTLALESAGGKTLVRVLFPVRPALPNVRTGDSTWASRRAGG comes from the coding sequence ATGAGCCTCTTCCGCGCCGCGACGATCCTGCGCGCCGCGAACCTCCTCGCCGTCATCGCCTGGATCTTCCTCCTGAAGAAGGGCGGCCTGCTCATCTCGACGGAGTTCCCGCTCGCGATCCTCTCCGCCGCGGTCTGGGTCTCGGCCGTCGCGGCCTTCCTCCTGCGCGAGCCGCCGCCGGCGGCGATCGCGGCGCTCCTGTCGCTCGACGCGCTCGCCGTCGGGATCGCGAGCCTGTACGCGCAGCCGGCCTCCGCCGACCTCCTCCCCGGCTTCTTCGTGCCCCTGACCCTCGCGGCGCTCCTGCTGCCCGGGCTCCTGGCCGTCCTGGTCTGGGCCGCCGCCGCCGCCTGCACGGCCTTCCTGCTCCTGCGCGCAGGCCTGGCCTGGACCGACCCGCTGTTCATCGTGCGCCTGAGCGCCCTCGCGCTCGCGCCCGCCGCCTGCGCGGTCGTCTCCGCGCTCCTCCTCGCCCGCCGCGCGCGGACCGTCCGCGAATCCGTGTCCCTGCAGCGCCAGCTCCAGGTGACGGAGTACGTCACGCACCTCTTCTTCCAGCTGCGCGACTACCTCACCTCCATCACCACCGTCGCCGAGCACATCGCCCTCTCCGCGCACGACCAAGCGGGCAAGGACATCGCCCAGAAGCTGCGGCGCATGGTCGCGGAGCTCAACGCCAAGATCGTCCGGACCGTGGACGCCGTGCAGACGACGACGCGGCGCACGGCGCCGATGGCCGTCGACTTCGACCTCGGCACCGTCCTCGCCGAGGCCGCGGAGTCGGCGCGCGCCTCGGTCCCCCGGCCGCGGGTGCGCCTGAAGCTCGCATCCTCCTCCCTGGCCCTGCAGGGCAACCGCCGTCTCGCCTTCTGCGTTCTCGCCAGCGTGCTCGACAACGCCTTCGAGGCCTTCCCGGCCGACGGCGCGGGGACGGTCCGCGTGGAGCTCAAGCCCGGAGAGCCCTGCGCCGAGGTCGTCATCGAGGACGACGCCGGCGGGGTCGCCCCCGACCGCATCGCCCGGGTCTTCGAGCCGCTCTCGACCTCGAAGTCCGACCGCGGGGGTCTCGGTCTGGGCCTCTCGATGGCCCGGCGCATGGTCGAGGGCACCGGCGGGACCCTCGCCCTCGAGAGCGCGGGGGGGAAGACCCTCGTGCGCGTCCTTTTCCCCGTCCGACCCGCCCTGCCGAACGTCCGCACCGGAGACTCGACCTGGGCCTCCCGCCGCGCCGGAGGATGA
- a CDS encoding nucleoside triphosphate pyrophosphatase, whose product MSALARTLVLASASPRRRELLRALKLPFRIAPSHVSEEVAPCTPRRLVLELALRKARAVAGRRKRALVLGADTIVVCRGEVLNKPIDREDGRRILRSLNGRWHRVYTGVALVDSESGRWWREAAVTRVKARRLTAEELERFVGRHMDKAGAYAVQDHGDPFIERIVGPFDNVVGLPLASVRSLLRRALCARRRKTAR is encoded by the coding sequence ATGAGCGCCCTTGCGCGCACGCTGGTCCTGGCCTCGGCGTCCCCGCGCCGGCGCGAGCTCCTGCGCGCCCTCAAGCTCCCTTTCCGCATCGCCCCCTCGCACGTCAGCGAGGAGGTCGCTCCCTGCACGCCGCGCCGGCTCGTGCTCGAGCTCGCCCTGCGCAAGGCGCGGGCCGTGGCCGGGCGGCGAAAGCGCGCGCTCGTCCTCGGGGCGGACACCATCGTCGTCTGCCGCGGAGAGGTCCTCAACAAGCCGATCGACCGCGAGGACGGCCGCCGCATCCTCCGCTCGCTCAACGGCCGCTGGCACCGCGTCTACACCGGGGTCGCGCTCGTCGACTCCGAGTCGGGCCGCTGGTGGCGCGAGGCGGCCGTGACCCGGGTCAAGGCCCGCCGCCTAACGGCCGAGGAGCTCGAGCGCTTCGTGGGCCGCCACATGGACAAGGCCGGCGCCTATGCCGTGCAGGACCACGGGGACCCCTTCATCGAGCGCATCGTGGGCCCGTTCGACAACGTCGTCGGCCTGCCGCTCGCGAGCGTGCGCTCGCTGCTGCGCCGGGCCCTCTGCGCGCGCCGGAGGAAGACGGCCCGATGA
- the cutA gene encoding divalent-cation tolerance protein CutA, which translates to MPKRCVVLVTAPDRRTGLRLARALVAERLAACVNLVGSLRSVYRWKGKVEEASEVLLLAKTRAALLPRLQRRVKALHPCSVPEVLALPVAGGSPSYLSWLDAAADARPR; encoded by the coding sequence ATGCCGAAACGCTGCGTGGTCCTCGTCACCGCCCCCGACCGCCGGACCGGCCTGCGCCTGGCCCGCGCCCTGGTCGCCGAGCGCCTGGCGGCGTGCGTGAACCTCGTCGGAAGCCTGCGCTCCGTCTACCGCTGGAAGGGGAAGGTCGAGGAGGCCTCCGAAGTCCTGCTCCTCGCCAAGACCCGCGCGGCCCTGCTCCCGCGCCTCCAGCGCCGCGTGAAGGCGCTTCACCCCTGTTCCGTGCCCGAGGTCCTCGCGCTGCCCGTGGCGGGGGGAAGTCCCTCCTATCTCTCCTGGCTCGACGCCGCCGCGGACGCGAGGCCCCGATGA
- the mtnA gene encoding S-methyl-5-thioribose-1-phosphate isomerase, with translation MKDFDSVRPVRFRAGALYALDQRLLPRRKVYVRLSTCAQVVDAISSMLLRGAPLIGVAAAYGYAFAAREGLDLDRAAKTLLASRPTAVNLAWAVRRMQERTRALRGTGDPRGPLLREAHAVFEEDLDANRRMADFGARLLKRGSTVMTHCNAGALATAGIGTALGVIRRAYRLGKVRRAFACETRPYLQGSRLTLWELMTEGIPSTLITDNMAAHIMATEKVDAVLVGADRIAANADAANKIGTYGLAILARHHGIPFYVVAPSTTVDLSLSDGSRIPIEERSVREVVEVHGKSIAPKGAVARHPGFDVTPHALITAIVTEKGVVKPASGANLKRVLSI, from the coding sequence ATGAAAGACTTCGACTCCGTCCGCCCCGTCCGCTTCCGCGCCGGCGCCCTGTACGCGCTCGACCAGCGCCTGCTGCCGCGCCGCAAGGTCTACGTCCGCCTCTCCACCTGCGCGCAGGTCGTCGACGCGATCTCCAGCATGCTGCTGCGCGGCGCCCCGCTCATCGGCGTCGCGGCCGCCTACGGCTACGCCTTCGCCGCCCGCGAGGGGCTCGACCTCGACCGCGCGGCGAAGACCCTGCTCGCCTCCCGGCCGACCGCCGTCAACCTCGCCTGGGCCGTGCGCCGCATGCAGGAACGGACCCGCGCGCTCCGCGGGACCGGCGATCCGCGCGGCCCCCTGCTGCGCGAGGCCCACGCCGTCTTCGAAGAGGACCTCGACGCCAACCGCCGCATGGCCGACTTCGGCGCGCGCCTGCTCAAGCGCGGCTCGACCGTGATGACCCATTGCAACGCGGGAGCGCTCGCGACCGCCGGCATCGGAACGGCGCTCGGCGTCATCCGCCGCGCCTACCGCCTGGGGAAGGTCCGCCGCGCCTTCGCCTGCGAGACGCGCCCCTACCTCCAGGGGAGCCGCTTGACGCTCTGGGAGCTCATGACCGAGGGGATCCCCTCGACCCTCATCACGGACAACATGGCCGCCCACATCATGGCGACCGAGAAGGTGGATGCGGTCCTCGTCGGCGCCGACCGCATCGCGGCGAACGCCGACGCGGCCAACAAGATCGGGACCTACGGGCTCGCCATCCTCGCCCGCCATCACGGGATCCCCTTCTACGTCGTCGCGCCCTCGACCACCGTCGACCTCTCCCTGAGCGACGGGAGCCGCATCCCCATCGAGGAGCGCAGCGTCCGGGAAGTCGTCGAGGTCCACGGGAAGTCCATCGCGCCCAAGGGCGCGGTCGCCCGGCATCCCGGCTTCGACGTGACCCCGCACGCCCTCATCACGGCCATCGTCACGGAGAAGGGCGTGGTGAAGCCCGCCTCCGGCGCGAACCTGAAGCGGGTCCTCTCGATATAG
- a CDS encoding DUF167 domain-containing protein encodes MIVKVRVIPNAPENEVVSRIGSVLRVKVTAGEVNEEANNALRGYLAEFFEVAPRAVNIIRGAKGREKTVEITGQPEESLRRVMESIP; translated from the coding sequence ATGATCGTCAAAGTGCGCGTCATCCCCAATGCCCCCGAGAACGAGGTCGTCAGCCGCATCGGCAGCGTCCTGAGGGTCAAGGTCACCGCCGGAGAAGTCAACGAGGAAGCCAACAACGCGCTGCGCGGCTACCTCGCAGAGTTCTTCGAAGTGGCGCCCCGCGCCGTCAACATCATCCGCGGGGCGAAAGGCCGCGAGAAGACCGTCGAGATCACCGGGCAGCCCGAGGAGTCGCTGCGCCGCGTGATGGAATCCATCCCCTGA
- a CDS encoding YggS family pyridoxal phosphate-dependent enzyme, translating into MVLERLDGIRRRIEAAAARGDRDASAVDVIAVVKKAPTMDLRALAASGRVRWFGESRVQDAARRREELGPDAARVRWRFVGHLQTNKAVAAAGLFERLDSLESLKLAASLDALAAEAGNTLPVLVQVKLTGRDAQSGVDPEALGEFLEKLRGFPRLKAQGLMAIAPLTERVEETRPHFRRMKELLDRHFPAGTVPDRELSMGMSQDFEVAVEEGATLVRIGTALFNA; encoded by the coding sequence ATGGTCCTTGAAAGACTCGACGGGATTCGACGACGCATCGAGGCGGCCGCGGCTCGCGGCGACCGGGACGCGTCGGCCGTGGACGTCATCGCCGTCGTCAAGAAGGCCCCGACCATGGACCTACGCGCCCTCGCCGCTTCGGGCCGGGTCCGCTGGTTCGGGGAGAGCCGCGTGCAGGATGCCGCGCGCCGCCGGGAGGAGCTGGGCCCGGACGCCGCCCGGGTGCGCTGGAGGTTCGTCGGCCACCTCCAGACGAACAAGGCCGTCGCCGCCGCGGGGCTCTTCGAGCGCCTGGATTCGCTGGAGTCGCTGAAGCTGGCGGCCTCGCTCGACGCCCTCGCCGCAGAGGCCGGGAACACGCTGCCCGTGCTGGTGCAGGTCAAGCTGACCGGCCGGGACGCGCAGTCGGGCGTGGATCCCGAGGCCCTGGGGGAGTTCCTGGAGAAGCTCCGGGGCTTCCCGCGCCTGAAGGCGCAAGGCCTGATGGCCATCGCGCCGCTGACGGAACGGGTCGAGGAGACCCGCCCGCACTTCCGGCGCATGAAGGAGCTGCTCGACCGCCACTTCCCCGCGGGGACCGTGCCGGACCGGGAGCTCTCGATGGGGATGAGCCAGGATTTCGAAGTCGCCGTGGAAGAAGGAGCGACGCTCGTACGCATCGGGACCGCGCTGTTCAACGCCTAG
- a CDS encoding tetratricopeptide repeat protein: MKRLLPLTLLLAAACRTLPPPEPAAAEDAAFADAFAPDPSLPPSPESSPAEPPSPEPPTPSLELQRLSRLLAELGLGERDPAREEELFKDETRGGAWVRAALDAYLRRDDLRAVLFAQAAVGDDPGNETRRSLLAALLKRSGIEPDPQGLLPLPALLQHELRLSETAFFEQRYGASAQHSRRALLLDPDSAKAWQRLGSAQYALGQADEAGSAWRKALALDPSDERLRAFLREKGQLK; encoded by the coding sequence GTGAAGCGCCTCCTCCCGTTGACGCTCCTGCTCGCGGCCGCCTGCCGCACCCTGCCGCCCCCGGAGCCGGCCGCGGCCGAGGACGCGGCGTTCGCGGACGCCTTCGCCCCCGACCCCTCCCTGCCGCCCTCCCCGGAATCGTCGCCCGCGGAGCCGCCCTCCCCGGAGCCGCCGACACCCTCCCTCGAGCTCCAGCGCCTGAGCCGCCTGCTCGCAGAGCTCGGACTCGGAGAGCGCGACCCCGCGCGGGAGGAGGAGCTCTTCAAGGACGAGACGCGGGGGGGAGCCTGGGTCCGCGCCGCGCTCGACGCCTACCTGCGCCGCGACGACCTCCGCGCGGTGCTCTTCGCGCAGGCCGCCGTGGGCGACGACCCGGGCAACGAGACGCGCCGGTCCCTGCTCGCCGCGCTCCTCAAGCGCAGCGGGATCGAGCCCGACCCCCAGGGCCTGCTGCCGCTGCCGGCGCTGCTCCAGCACGAGCTGCGCCTCTCCGAGACGGCCTTCTTCGAACAGCGCTACGGCGCCAGCGCTCAGCACTCCCGACGAGCGCTCCTGCTGGACCCGGATTCCGCCAAGGCCTGGCAGCGCCTCGGCTCGGCGCAGTACGCGCTCGGACAGGCCGACGAGGCGGGTTCCGCCTGGCGCAAGGCGCTGGCGCTCGACCCCTCGGACGAGCGGCTGCGCGCCTTCCTGCGCGAGAAGGGCCAGCTGAAATGA
- a CDS encoding clostripain-related cysteine peptidase — translation MFRKVLLSALAALVCCGVWSAAADVDFDQGRADVKEFLQLPDKPAIDAQALSSDKGWWWWSTKKEWTVMVYINGKNNLETYGLGDVNEMEKVGSNDKMNVVVELGRIDGSGGPDADWKGIRRYLVQKDDDPNKITSPVVQQFTADMGSSQHLYDFAKWAMEKYPAKHYMVIVWNHGSGWAKEQGFKAWTKGISYDDETGNHITTQQLGATLAQLGHIDVYASDACLMQMASVGYEMKDTVDVIVGSEETEPGDGYDYTGFLQRLAARPAAGAEDVGRFVVESYRDFYAKKNQATTQSALRARAFPGLVSILNQWVTLALDPAEAANVKAAKSDAVHFADWDSRDLHHLVRLITEKTANPALKQKGGELLSYIETSLVVANGLSGDKFKDARGLAIYTPSYGYNNDYDKLKWARDTKWPAFIKSAPQSLN, via the coding sequence ATGTTCAGAAAGGTGTTGCTGTCCGCGCTCGCGGCGCTCGTCTGCTGCGGCGTGTGGTCCGCGGCCGCCGATGTCGACTTCGACCAGGGCCGCGCCGACGTCAAAGAGTTCCTCCAGCTGCCGGACAAGCCCGCGATCGACGCCCAGGCGCTCTCCTCCGACAAGGGTTGGTGGTGGTGGTCGACCAAGAAGGAGTGGACCGTCATGGTCTACATCAACGGCAAGAACAACCTCGAGACCTACGGGCTCGGGGACGTCAACGAGATGGAGAAGGTCGGCTCCAACGACAAGATGAACGTCGTCGTCGAGCTCGGCCGCATCGACGGCTCGGGCGGACCGGACGCCGACTGGAAGGGTATCCGGCGCTACCTCGTCCAGAAGGACGATGACCCGAACAAGATCACCTCGCCGGTCGTCCAGCAGTTCACGGCCGACATGGGGAGCTCGCAGCACCTCTACGACTTCGCCAAGTGGGCCATGGAGAAGTACCCCGCCAAGCACTACATGGTGATCGTCTGGAACCACGGCAGCGGCTGGGCCAAGGAGCAGGGCTTCAAGGCCTGGACGAAGGGCATCTCCTACGACGACGAGACCGGCAACCACATCACGACCCAGCAGCTCGGCGCGACGCTCGCGCAGCTCGGCCACATCGACGTCTACGCGAGCGACGCCTGCCTCATGCAGATGGCGAGCGTGGGCTATGAGATGAAGGACACGGTCGACGTCATCGTCGGCTCCGAGGAGACCGAGCCCGGCGACGGCTACGACTACACGGGCTTCCTGCAGCGCCTCGCGGCGCGGCCGGCGGCCGGCGCCGAGGACGTCGGGCGCTTCGTCGTCGAGAGCTACCGCGACTTCTACGCGAAGAAGAACCAGGCGACGACGCAGTCGGCGCTGCGCGCGCGGGCCTTCCCGGGCCTCGTGAGCATCCTGAACCAGTGGGTGACGCTGGCATTGGACCCGGCCGAGGCGGCGAACGTGAAGGCCGCGAAGTCCGACGCCGTGCACTTCGCCGACTGGGACTCCCGCGACCTTCATCACCTGGTCCGGCTCATCACGGAGAAGACGGCGAACCCGGCGCTCAAGCAGAAGGGCGGGGAGCTGCTCTCTTACATCGAGACGAGCCTCGTCGTCGCCAACGGCCTCAGCGGCGACAAGTTCAAGGACGCCCGCGGCCTGGCGATCTACACGCCGAGCTACGGCTACAACAACGACTACGACAAGCTGAAGTGGGCGCGGGACACGAAGTGGCCCGCGTTCATCAAGTCGGCTCCTCAGTCTCTGAACTGA
- a CDS encoding S8 family serine peptidase — protein MKKAAALFILAIQLHSAAFAAGVPATLAAGESLPPHAESFGLGAANDGSILRQRQDDASGAVEIEKVEREAFRRIAAFLLRLPLSDPQGGMALALKSYLAPRMDPREVDNNIFLKRTAGGQLRLTKLGYQALFDIITARDGALIEPIVELKPSVPTTQASAGGSAAWAEPGALAAFDAAEFAGASPARAFDGARHSVGSFDWNGLETAVTAAGGLTSAGSAAPAAPAMLEGYAVDRERNTVRVIVAASRTVASDRFKMRAEDGAEVLREAGLDAQLFERSGAKVVRAVDNLVTVDVPLPQAAALGLSLEARGVESRPARVFRAAAEALAGPAGSLLGAQFLPVPSAPLVGAVSDAARKAAEAKMVDALSTLRAGELWDAGMKGRGTLVGVIDSGIDPTHPDFKDKSGNSRIEEYLDFTEEGKDDVVGHGTHVSGTIGGTGAASEGRFAGLAPETRFKVAKVFGVKGETDESVILAAMKWMADAGKDGKAKVDVLNMSLGGPGEPNKDPLGSMANHLVVDKNILVVAAAGNEGAAGMRTVGTPGNARYALTVSGVNKDGEFPFFVSKGPAAGEDGDLYNKPDVSAIAGDVDLSKLEQSLLQTQLRKDEQAEPPTTTAAAKPEGMTAVAGPALNAVGCVYAPGGVIAPRSSKDPDGVCGVDGAPAYRYMSGTSMATPMVAGMSADVIGYLKDKGVRYDAFQVRALVMETARDLGKGREQQGTGLVDGKRLAQTVADRVSRGLPVGNVAFALSTRMTVEDQGRIKDQTRYAMTPLGLLDTRTGRLINNEKDFKRAVEEIHRTPKLLMVNSNAIRQA, from the coding sequence ATGAAGAAGGCTGCGGCGCTCTTCATACTGGCGATCCAGCTGCACTCGGCGGCCTTCGCGGCGGGCGTCCCCGCCACGCTCGCGGCCGGCGAGTCCCTCCCCCCCCATGCCGAGAGCTTCGGACTCGGAGCCGCCAACGACGGGAGCATCCTCCGCCAGCGCCAGGACGATGCCTCGGGCGCGGTCGAGATCGAGAAGGTCGAACGCGAGGCGTTCCGCCGCATCGCCGCCTTCCTTCTTAGGCTCCCCCTCTCCGACCCCCAGGGCGGCATGGCCCTGGCCCTCAAGAGCTACCTCGCGCCCCGCATGGACCCCCGGGAGGTCGACAACAACATCTTCCTCAAGCGGACCGCGGGCGGCCAGCTTCGCTTGACGAAGCTCGGCTATCAGGCCCTTTTCGACATCATCACGGCTCGCGACGGCGCCCTCATCGAGCCGATCGTCGAGCTCAAGCCGTCGGTCCCGACGACCCAGGCCTCCGCCGGCGGCTCCGCCGCCTGGGCCGAGCCGGGAGCCCTCGCCGCCTTCGACGCCGCCGAATTCGCGGGGGCCTCCCCGGCCCGGGCTTTCGACGGCGCCCGCCACAGCGTGGGCTCCTTCGACTGGAACGGCCTCGAAACCGCGGTGACCGCCGCCGGCGGCCTGACCTCCGCGGGCTCCGCCGCCCCCGCCGCCCCCGCCATGCTCGAGGGCTACGCGGTGGACCGGGAGCGCAACACGGTCCGCGTCATCGTCGCCGCCAGCCGCACGGTGGCCTCCGACCGCTTCAAGATGCGCGCCGAGGACGGCGCCGAGGTGCTCCGCGAGGCCGGTCTCGACGCGCAGCTCTTCGAGCGCAGCGGCGCGAAGGTCGTCCGCGCCGTCGACAACCTCGTCACTGTGGACGTCCCCCTCCCGCAGGCGGCCGCCCTCGGCCTGTCCCTCGAGGCGCGCGGCGTCGAGAGCCGCCCCGCGCGCGTCTTCCGCGCCGCCGCCGAGGCCCTCGCGGGCCCGGCGGGCTCCCTGCTCGGCGCACAGTTCCTCCCGGTCCCCTCCGCGCCGCTCGTCGGCGCCGTCTCCGACGCCGCGCGCAAGGCGGCCGAGGCGAAGATGGTCGACGCTCTCTCGACCCTGCGCGCCGGCGAGCTCTGGGACGCCGGGATGAAGGGCCGCGGGACGCTCGTGGGCGTCATCGACTCGGGAATCGACCCGACGCACCCGGACTTCAAGGACAAGAGCGGGAACAGCCGCATCGAGGAGTACCTGGACTTCACCGAGGAGGGCAAGGACGACGTCGTCGGGCACGGTACCCACGTCTCCGGCACCATCGGCGGCACCGGCGCGGCCTCTGAGGGCCGCTTCGCCGGCCTCGCGCCCGAGACCCGCTTCAAGGTCGCGAAGGTCTTCGGGGTCAAGGGCGAGACCGACGAGTCGGTCATCCTCGCGGCGATGAAGTGGATGGCCGACGCCGGCAAGGACGGCAAGGCCAAGGTCGACGTGCTCAACATGAGCCTCGGCGGCCCCGGCGAGCCCAACAAGGACCCGCTCGGCTCGATGGCCAACCATCTCGTCGTGGACAAGAACATCCTGGTCGTCGCCGCGGCCGGCAACGAGGGCGCCGCGGGCATGCGCACCGTCGGCACCCCGGGCAACGCGCGCTACGCCCTCACCGTCTCCGGGGTCAACAAGGACGGGGAGTTCCCCTTCTTCGTCTCGAAGGGCCCTGCCGCCGGCGAGGACGGCGACCTCTACAACAAGCCCGACGTCAGCGCCATCGCCGGCGACGTGGACCTGAGCAAGCTCGAGCAGTCCCTGCTCCAGACCCAGCTCCGCAAGGACGAGCAGGCCGAGCCCCCGACGACCACCGCCGCGGCGAAGCCCGAGGGGATGACCGCGGTCGCCGGCCCCGCTCTCAACGCCGTCGGCTGCGTCTACGCGCCGGGAGGCGTCATCGCTCCGCGCAGCTCCAAGGACCCCGACGGCGTCTGCGGCGTCGACGGCGCCCCGGCCTACCGCTACATGTCGGGCACCTCGATGGCGACCCCGATGGTGGCCGGGATGTCCGCCGACGTCATCGGCTACCTCAAGGACAAGGGCGTCCGCTACGACGCCTTCCAGGTCCGCGCCCTCGTCATGGAGACCGCCCGCGACCTCGGCAAGGGGCGCGAGCAGCAGGGGACCGGCCTCGTCGACGGCAAGCGCCTCGCCCAGACCGTTGCCGACCGCGTCTCCCGCGGCCTGCCGGTCGGCAACGTGGCCTTCGCCCTCTCGACGCGCATGACCGTCGAGGATCAGGGGCGCATCAAGGACCAGACCCGCTACGCCATGACCCCGCTGGGCCTGCTCGACACGCGGACCGGGCGCCTCATCAACAACGAAAAAGACTTCAAGCGCGCCGTCGAGGAGATCCACCGCACGCCCAAGCTGCTGATGGTCAACAGCAACGCCATCCGGCAAGCGTAA